Proteins from a single region of Chryseomicrobium sp. FSL W7-1435:
- a CDS encoding DUF3990 domain-containing protein: MIPIQNFSVKDYSICYHGTIKKDGLLIQNSIDLTKCRYSTDFGKGFYVTNNYTQARQWAEKRARSAKDEGLNSNDCLPVVIVFELNSNKLDVLLNNSFSYPDIQWADFIYNCRVEGKKNVLFHEYDSVFGPLADGRTNMLVKKLESGNITKEEFLQEVRPYSLKASQMSFHTEDALDCLTLVEVKEIEME; the protein is encoded by the coding sequence ATGATTCCAATTCAGAACTTCTCGGTCAAAGACTATTCAATTTGTTATCATGGAACAATTAAAAAAGATGGCCTTCTCATTCAGAACTCAATCGATTTGACGAAATGTAGATATTCAACAGATTTCGGAAAAGGTTTCTACGTTACAAATAATTATACTCAGGCTAGACAGTGGGCTGAGAAACGAGCAAGATCTGCAAAAGATGAAGGCTTAAATTCAAATGACTGCCTACCGGTAGTTATAGTTTTCGAGTTAAATAGTAACAAATTAGATGTTTTACTTAACAACTCTTTTTCATATCCTGATATTCAATGGGCTGATTTTATTTATAATTGTCGTGTAGAGGGAAAGAAAAACGTTTTATTTCATGAGTATGATAGTGTCTTTGGTCCATTAGCTGATGGACGAACTAATATGTTGGTTAAAAAACTGGAAAGCGGGAATATTACTAAAGAAGAGTTTCTCCAGGAAGTTCGACCTTACAGTCTAAAAGCCTCACAAATGTCATTTCATACAGAAGACGCACTTGATTGCTTAACCTTAGTGGAGGTGAAGGAAATTGAAATGGAATGA